The Methanobrevibacter gottschalkii DSM 11977 genome includes a region encoding these proteins:
- a CDS encoding GNAT family N-acetyltransferase yields the protein MNSNKIKIEFEKEDNSSIAYDGNRQIGQCHFARLKQNWIITLTDVEKDYQGQGIGKKLVEKVINEARKEKVKIVPSCSYAKKLMFENPKECKDVL from the coding sequence ATGAACTCAAATAAAATTAAAATCGAATTTGAAAAAGAAGATAACAGCAGTATAGCATATGATGGCAATCGGCAAATTGGCCAATGCCACTTTGCAAGACTAAAACAAAATTGGATAATAACCTTGACTGATGTGGAAAAAGACTACCAGGGACAGGGAATCGGAAAAAAACTCGTAGAAAAAGTTATTAACGAAGCAAGAAAAGAAAAAGTAAAAATCGTTCCATCATGCTCATATGCAAAAAAATTAATGTTTGAAAATCCTAAAGAGTGCAAAGATGTGCTCTAA
- a CDS encoding (4Fe-4S)-binding protein → MSKQEELEQKGYKTYSNDEINVFWNPKLCQHATECIRGNNKVFDVSRRPWVDVSQAPAKEIAEIIDRCPTGALLYELK, encoded by the coding sequence TTGTCAAAACAAGAAGAACTAGAACAAAAAGGATACAAAACTTATTCAAATGATGAAATTAATGTTTTTTGGAATCCTAAATTGTGTCAACATGCAACTGAATGTATAAGGGGAAATAACAAAGTATTCGATGTATCAAGGAGACCTTGGGTAGATGTTTCACAAGCTCCTGCAAAAGAAATAGCTGAAATTATTGACAGATGTCCAACAGGAGCACTGTTATATGAACTCAAATAA
- a CDS encoding dihydrolipoyl dehydrogenase family protein: MDYDVIYIGSGNAAWQGGRFLRKAGLKILIIEESLFGGACANRGCNSKALLDAPYEIKALADNFEGVGKSGNFEVNWPDLMKFKQQRISGMSKFLDGKFKEYDLDVAHGKGILVDEHTVKVGDDTFTTDKIVICTGLKPVIPDIKGKEYLHDSTDFLDIAELPKHTIIIGAGFVGMEFASIIAEAGLEADVIIRGNMALKYFHQPYVQNVIEILKKKNIRFHFNQTVKEIIKDNNVIIDDPESKVSNVENSMNSDELLRDPQAKINNKAYENAFTVNLDSGCSITGDYVIAAMGREANVEDIGLENVGLTYTKKGIKVNGHLQTAVSNIYASGDVADVGIAKLVTVAIHHSKYLAKELLGKADEITYPVIPAVAYTIPRIATVGVPAYIAEESDDYDVHTIRYGNSYSLELKNDRTAEAKVIVDKDLNIVGAEIYAADAENVANMFTFIINKKITLKDLDEMIYAFPSSSSVCLYKLHNIHYKL; encoded by the coding sequence ATGGATTATGATGTTATTTATATCGGAAGTGGAAATGCGGCATGGCAAGGAGGCCGTTTTTTAAGAAAAGCGGGTCTTAAAATATTGATTATTGAAGAAAGTTTATTTGGAGGAGCATGTGCAAACAGAGGTTGTAACTCCAAAGCATTGCTTGATGCACCATATGAAATTAAAGCATTGGCGGATAATTTTGAAGGAGTTGGAAAATCTGGTAATTTTGAAGTAAATTGGCCGGATTTAATGAAATTCAAACAACAACGTATTTCTGGAATGTCTAAATTTTTAGATGGTAAATTTAAAGAATATGATTTGGATGTTGCACATGGAAAAGGAATACTTGTCGATGAACATACAGTTAAGGTAGGTGATGACACATTCACCACAGATAAAATTGTAATCTGCACAGGTTTAAAACCTGTTATTCCAGATATTAAGGGAAAAGAGTATTTGCATGATAGTACTGATTTTTTGGATATTGCAGAACTTCCAAAGCATACTATTATCATAGGGGCAGGATTTGTGGGCATGGAATTCGCATCAATAATTGCGGAAGCAGGTCTTGAAGCAGATGTAATTATTCGAGGAAATATGGCTTTAAAATATTTTCACCAACCTTATGTTCAAAATGTTATTGAAATTCTAAAAAAGAAGAATATTCGTTTCCATTTCAACCAAACTGTAAAAGAAATCATTAAAGATAATAATGTCATAATTGATGATCCTGAAAGTAAAGTTTCAAATGTTGAAAACTCAATGAATAGTGATGAGCTCCTGAGAGATCCTCAAGCAAAAATAAATAACAAGGCATATGAAAATGCTTTTACTGTTAATCTTGATAGTGGATGCAGTATAACTGGAGATTATGTTATTGCAGCTATGGGAAGGGAAGCTAATGTAGAGGATATTGGTCTTGAAAATGTGGGATTAACATATACTAAAAAAGGAATCAAAGTAAATGGTCACTTACAGACAGCCGTTTCCAATATCTATGCTTCAGGAGATGTTGCAGATGTAGGCATTGCTAAACTTGTAACTGTTGCAATACATCACTCCAAATATCTCGCAAAAGAGTTATTGGGTAAGGCAGATGAAATTACTTATCCAGTTATCCCGGCAGTTGCATATACTATTCCTAGAATTGCAACAGTTGGTGTTCCGGCATATATTGCAGAGGAAAGTGATGATTATGATGTTCACACTATAAGATATGGTAATTCCTATTCACTTGAACTTAAAAATGATAGGACTGCTGAGGCAAAAGTAATTGTTGATAAAGATTTAAATATTGTCGGTGCTGAAATATATGCGGCAGATGCAGAAAATGTAGCAAATATGTTTACATTTATTATTAATAAAAAAATAACCTTAAAAGATCTTGATGAGATGATTTATGCATTCCCATCAAGCAGTTCCGTATGCTTGTATAAATTACATAATATTCATTATAAATTATAG
- a CDS encoding GNAT family N-acetyltransferase yields MSQFSIRFAEKEDVSLVLQFITELAEYEKMLNEVIASEELLNEWIFDKKVAEVIFAMEDDKEIGFALFFHNFSTFLGRGGIYLEDLYVKPEYRGKGYGKNLIKRLAEIAVDRGCGRLEWWCLDWNRTSIEFYLSLGAEPMEDWTVYRISGDTLEELGKKE; encoded by the coding sequence ATGTCTCAGTTTTCAATTAGGTTTGCAGAAAAAGAAGATGTTTCTTTAGTTTTGCAATTTATAACAGAATTGGCAGAATATGAAAAAATGTTGAATGAAGTAATAGCTAGTGAAGAATTATTGAATGAATGGATTTTTGATAAAAAAGTTGCAGAAGTTATATTTGCAATGGAGGATGATAAAGAAATTGGTTTTGCATTATTTTTCCATAATTTTTCAACATTCTTAGGTCGTGGAGGCATATATCTTGAAGATTTATATGTAAAACCTGAATATCGTGGAAAAGGATATGGTAAAAATTTAATTAAAAGATTAGCAGAAATTGCTGTTGATAGGGGTTGCGGAAGATTAGAATGGTGGTGTCTGGATTGGAATCGAACAAGTATTGAGTTTTACTTATCTCTTGGAGCTGAACCAATGGAAGATTGGACTGTATATAGAATTAGCGGAGATACATTAGAAGAATTAGGAAAAAAAGAATAA
- a CDS encoding Ig-like domain repeat protein produces the protein MNKKILILLLIAILTFSVATVSASDNTTDDSVIDSSNRDVVSVDDNNVVSDEYAVNKVSNGALADVNGEENVNNDVDMVIDPINNVSVLQGDNVDVNITVKNIGENNASNVTVNFELPDGFSLIDSNNVSDNTWHIGDLQSSKSTNITVKLNNSGINNGDYVINLTLRANEGIEEIFKQNVTVNVIKKLIQTNLTIDFDKESYVYGDDVGIDVKLPDDATGNVTIKINGTENNASINEVLILSNLTPGNYEVNVTYSGDDKYNGSSGKARFTISKANTTAAIDIVSIKVDDELNITINYDSEINGNATIYVDNIKNQTIEIIDGNGNVTIKGLSKGMYDIKVAFDGNDCYNSSETNKTIEISKNTVNMLINVGDIVYGNDLVINLKLPDNLTSNVTVSLGDINRSINCSGNVTFKDMNAGNYTAIVSYGGDENYFNETKYVDFKIYKASTQTTVNTSDINIGGVLNVSVDPKIDGTATVYLNGTKYSDDIVIVNGSGNVVISNLIEGTYNVLAVFNGNDNYNSSLTNKSIKVSRNVFNITVNVTDVCYGQDVIINITLPGDVTNTVDVVFGYNSQNINLENGVGTVKFSDLDVGNYNATVIYYGDAKYLKSTQIISFNVTKAKPTVDVNISGNKLGQDLVINIALPSDVKNNVTVGIDNISQDVKVTNGVGKAIFKDLTIGEHVLIIDYSGDSNYLNTTEGIYFNVSKAIPVIDIDVKNIYVKGKEVIDIALPDDATGSVTIFINGVEQKTVNDNISSIVLTKSGLAAGTYNVMVSYTGDSKYESANTTVQFKVSKYKAKLTASSKTYNVKVKTKYYYITLKNNKNKVMKKIKVYLKVNGVTYSATTNSYGKASFKLSKLTKKGTYDALITYKGTSYYNKLTKKVTIAVKATPKLTAYSAKLKKSVNAKKYSVTLRTDKYKAMKYTKVTLKVNGKIYTLKTNSLGKATFKITNLNKKAKFLAVISYSGSKYYYSATKKVILTVR, from the coding sequence ATGAATAAAAAAATATTAATTTTACTTTTAATAGCTATTTTAACATTTTCCGTAGCTACCGTTAGTGCATCAGATAATACAACTGATGACTCTGTTATTGATTCATCTAATCGAGATGTTGTTAGCGTAGATGATAATAATGTTGTTAGTGATGAATATGCGGTTAATAAAGTTTCTAATGGGGCGCTGGCTGATGTTAATGGTGAAGAAAATGTAAATAATGATGTTGATATGGTTATAGATCCTATAAATAATGTATCTGTACTTCAAGGCGATAATGTTGATGTGAACATTACTGTTAAGAATATAGGGGAAAATAATGCTTCTAATGTTACAGTTAATTTTGAATTACCGGATGGATTTTCATTAATTGATTCTAATAATGTATCAGATAATACTTGGCATATAGGCGATTTGCAGTCAAGTAAATCTACTAACATCACTGTTAAATTAAATAATAGTGGAATTAATAATGGTGATTATGTTATTAACTTAACACTAAGAGCTAATGAAGGGATTGAAGAAATTTTTAAACAGAATGTAACTGTTAATGTTATAAAAAAACTTATTCAAACAAACTTAACTATTGATTTTGATAAAGAGTCATATGTATATGGTGATGATGTTGGAATTGATGTTAAGTTACCTGATGATGCTACTGGTAATGTGACTATAAAAATCAATGGCACAGAAAATAATGCAAGTATTAATGAGGTATTGATTTTATCTAATTTGACTCCTGGCAATTATGAAGTTAATGTTACCTATAGTGGGGATGATAAATATAATGGAAGCTCTGGTAAGGCTAGATTCACAATATCCAAAGCCAACACAACAGCTGCAATTGATATTGTCAGTATTAAAGTTGATGATGAGTTAAATATTACTATTAATTATGATTCTGAAATTAATGGTAATGCCACTATTTATGTGGATAATATTAAAAATCAAACAATTGAAATTATTGATGGAAATGGAAATGTTACTATTAAAGGATTATCCAAAGGAATGTATGATATTAAAGTAGCATTTGATGGAAATGATTGTTATAATTCATCCGAAACTAACAAAACTATTGAAATATCTAAAAACACAGTAAACATGTTGATCAATGTAGGAGATATTGTTTATGGTAATGATTTGGTTATTAACCTCAAATTACCTGATAACTTAACTTCAAATGTCACTGTAAGTTTGGGTGATATTAATAGAAGTATTAATTGCAGCGGCAATGTAACATTTAAAGATATGAATGCTGGAAATTATACTGCAATTGTAAGTTATGGCGGTGATGAAAATTACTTTAATGAAACAAAATATGTTGATTTTAAAATATATAAAGCTAGTACACAAACTACTGTCAATACATCAGATATTAATATAGGCGGAGTGTTAAATGTCAGTGTTGATCCTAAAATTGATGGAACAGCTACTGTTTATTTAAATGGAACTAAATATTCAGATGATATTGTAATAGTTAATGGTAGTGGAAATGTTGTTATTTCAAATTTAATCGAAGGAACTTATAATGTTCTTGCTGTATTTAATGGAAATGATAATTATAATTCCTCATTAACCAATAAATCCATTAAAGTATCAAGAAATGTTTTTAACATTACTGTTAATGTTACTGATGTTTGTTATGGTCAAGATGTAATAATTAATATTACATTGCCTGGTGATGTTACCAACACAGTAGATGTTGTTTTTGGTTATAACTCTCAAAATATTAATCTTGAAAATGGTGTTGGAACTGTTAAATTTAGTGATTTGGATGTGGGAAATTATAATGCAACTGTGATATATTATGGTGATGCTAAATACTTAAAAAGCACTCAAATCATTAGTTTCAATGTTACTAAAGCTAAACCAACAGTTGATGTTAATATTTCAGGCAATAAGCTTGGTCAGGATTTAGTTATAAATATTGCATTGCCTAGTGATGTAAAAAATAATGTTACTGTTGGAATAGACAATATCTCTCAAGATGTTAAAGTTACAAATGGTGTGGGTAAGGCAATATTTAAAGATTTAACAATTGGAGAGCATGTTTTGATAATTGATTATAGTGGTGATTCTAACTACTTGAATACTACTGAAGGAATTTATTTCAATGTATCTAAAGCAATACCGGTCATTGATATTGATGTTAAAAACATATATGTTAAAGGTAAGGAAGTTATAGATATAGCTCTTCCAGATGATGCAACAGGTTCTGTAACTATTTTTATTAATGGAGTTGAACAAAAAACAGTTAATGATAACATTAGCAGCATTGTTTTAACCAAATCTGGTTTGGCTGCCGGAACTTATAATGTGATGGTTAGCTATACTGGAGATTCTAAATATGAATCTGCAAATACAACTGTTCAATTTAAAGTTTCAAAGTACAAAGCTAAATTGACCGCATCATCAAAAACTTATAATGTTAAAGTAAAAACCAAATATTACTACATTACTTTAAAAAACAACAAGAATAAAGTAATGAAAAAGATTAAAGTCTATTTGAAAGTTAATGGTGTAACATATTCCGCTACAACTAATAGCTATGGTAAAGCATCTTTCAAACTTAGTAAATTAACTAAAAAAGGAACATATGATGCTTTAATTACATATAAAGGCACTAGTTACTATAATAAATTAACTAAAAAAGTTACTATTGCGGTTAAAGCAACTCCAAAATTAACTGCTTATTCTGCAAAATTGAAAAAATCTGTTAATGCCAAAAAATATAGTGTAACTTTGAGAACAGACAAATATAAAGCAATGAAATATACAAAAGTTACTTTAAAAGTTAATGGTAAAATCTATACTTTAAAAACAAATAGTTTAGGTAAAGCAACTTTTAAAATTACTAATTTGAATAAAAAAGCTAAATTCCTTGCAGTTATTAGTTATTCTGGTAGTAAATACTATTATTCTGCAACTAAAAAAGTGATATTGACAGTCAGGTAG
- a CDS encoding ABC1 kinase family protein, translated as MKVIASTRNDDLKRLNEIYKVLKKNDFGYLIEENTFFRKFPFLRNYKIEKEDNFSDESVPLRIRKVLEELGPAYIKLGQMLSTRPDLVGLEIAEELQQLRDNTPITPFDEIKEVIEEELGKPMEDIYSDIDQNPLGSASIGQVFKAQLKRNGEEVAIKVQKPNSREIIESDIKIMKFLAKRIDKYISSSKTFNLPTIVNEFERSILKEINYLEEVMNMQNLSKNFKNVNYIKIPNVYIDYCSEKIITMELIKGITVTELIEGDYPHINKRLIANYGLKSYFKQIMIDGYFHADPHPGNLIVTRDNKLCYIDMGMMGILSEDFKENLAEFMLLLISGNTDNIIKQLIYMNIISPSQNTPELRADINDLLNLYYGAELKNMDGAMEDLLNAMVKNNVVLPNEFVMIGRGIALIEDTGKKLDPNFNAATELKKLSRKIVVNKYKPERLAKVSLNYLLQLEHLAKDLPDTINSTISKLEEGNIEVKLKHEGIGHLINQLSISLILSSLIIGSSLALITDVGPDLFDFPILGLIGFVFSGVLGAYLVLINVIER; from the coding sequence ATGAAAGTTATTGCTAGTACTAGAAATGATGATCTCAAAAGATTAAATGAAATTTATAAGGTTCTTAAAAAGAATGATTTTGGTTATTTGATTGAAGAAAATACTTTTTTTAGGAAATTTCCATTTTTAAGAAACTATAAAATAGAAAAAGAAGATAATTTTTCCGATGAATCTGTCCCTTTGAGAATTAGAAAAGTACTGGAAGAATTAGGTCCAGCATATATTAAATTAGGGCAAATGTTAAGTACAAGGCCTGATTTAGTTGGTTTGGAAATTGCAGAAGAACTTCAACAGTTAAGAGATAATACTCCTATAACTCCTTTTGATGAAATAAAAGAAGTCATTGAAGAAGAATTAGGCAAACCTATGGAAGATATTTATAGTGATATTGACCAAAATCCCTTAGGATCTGCATCTATCGGGCAAGTTTTTAAGGCCCAACTTAAAAGAAATGGTGAAGAAGTAGCAATTAAAGTTCAAAAACCTAATTCCCGTGAAATTATAGAATCTGATATTAAAATAATGAAATTCCTTGCAAAAAGGATTGATAAATACATTTCAAGTTCTAAAACTTTTAATCTACCCACAATAGTTAATGAATTTGAAAGATCTATTCTTAAAGAAATTAATTATTTAGAAGAAGTAATGAATATGCAAAATCTTTCAAAAAACTTCAAAAATGTGAATTATATTAAAATTCCAAATGTATATATTGATTATTGCAGTGAAAAAATAATCACTATGGAATTAATAAAAGGAATTACAGTCACTGAATTAATTGAAGGGGACTATCCTCATATTAATAAAAGATTAATTGCTAATTATGGTCTTAAATCCTATTTTAAACAAATTATGATTGATGGTTATTTCCATGCTGATCCCCACCCCGGAAATTTAATTGTAACACGGGATAATAAATTGTGTTATATTGACATGGGTATGATGGGGATTTTAAGTGAGGATTTTAAAGAAAATTTAGCTGAATTTATGTTGCTTTTGATAAGTGGAAATACAGACAACATTATAAAACAATTAATTTATATGAATATAATTTCCCCATCACAAAATACACCGGAATTACGTGCGGATATTAATGACTTATTGAATTTGTATTATGGTGCGGAATTAAAGAATATGGATGGTGCAATGGAAGATTTACTTAATGCTATGGTTAAGAATAATGTTGTTCTTCCAAACGAATTTGTAATGATTGGTCGTGGTATTGCTTTGATTGAAGATACGGGTAAAAAGCTCGATCCTAATTTTAATGCTGCTACTGAATTGAAGAAATTATCTAGAAAGATTGTAGTTAATAAATATAAACCTGAAAGATTGGCAAAAGTCAGTTTGAATTATCTTTTACAATTGGAACATCTAGCAAAAGACTTACCGGATACAATAAATAGCACTATTTCAAAATTGGAAGAAGGGAATATTGAAGTAAAATTAAAGCATGAAGGAATCGGTCATTTGATTAATCAATTATCCATATCTTTAATTTTATCATCTTTAATTATTGGTTCATCTCTTGCTCTTATCACTGACGTTGGTCCGGATTTATTTGATTTTCCAATACTTGGATTAATCGGATTTGTTTTTAGCGGAGTTCTTGGAGCCTATTTAGTTTTAATAAATGTAATTGAAAGATGA